The following proteins come from a genomic window of Loxodonta africana isolate mLoxAfr1 chromosome 19, mLoxAfr1.hap2, whole genome shotgun sequence:
- the ARVCF gene encoding splicing regulator ARVCF isoform X1: MEDCNVRSAASILASVKEQEARFERLTRALEQERRHVALQLERAQQPSMGSGGVGCGQPLPMAWQQLVLQEQSPGSQASLATMPEVPEVLEETVTVEEDPGTPTSHVSIVTSEDGTTRRTETKVTKTVKTVTTRTVRQVPMGPDGLPLLDSGPPLGSFADGPLDQHFLLRGSGPAATLSGAYLGGGVGFPDGPEPRDGPSYGSLSRGLGVRPPRSGPLGLGPCDGCFTLPGRRETFPVGPEPALLGGCSLPERFQAEPYGLEDDTRSLAADDEGGPDLDPDYGTAVRRRPDCGRGPHTRPYEDVAEDGGELLDERPLFPPVTAPLAQPERGSLGSLDRVVRRSPSVDSARKEPRWRDPELPEVLAMLRHPVDPVKANAAAYLQHLCFENEGVKRRVRQLRGLPLLVALLDHPRAEVRRRACGALRNLSYGHDTDNKAAIRDCGGVPALVRLLRAARDNEVRELVTGTLWNLSSYEPLKMVIIDHGLQTLTHEVIVPHSGWECEPNEDSKPRDAEWTTVFKNTSGCLRNVSSDGAEARRRLRECEGLVDALLHALQSAVGRKDTDNKSVENCVCIMRNLSYHVHKEVPGADRYQEAEPGSPGGATGSQRRRRDDTGCFGGKKAKGKKDSEMDRNFDTLDLPKRTEAAKGFELLYQPEVVRLYLSLLTESRNFNTLEAAAGALQNLSAGNWTWATYIRATVRKERGLPVLVELLQSETDKVVRAVAIALRNLSLDRRNKDLIGSYAMAELVRNVRNAQAPARSGAQLEEDTVVAVLNTIHEIVSDSPDNARSLLQARGVPALVALGAASQSVREAKVASHVLQTVWSYKELRGALQKEGWTKARFQSAAAAAKGPKGVLSPGAFDDSTLPLVDKSVDGEKPGSRDMIPMDALGPGEFRGAGLLVSCAARRGRRQAEFCGLSAVLGTVRSSVGRGGDIYFRNPQGVRGRAAQPGQQGRYPTRVSDLPAAGRLKGCGGSQQEAIGPDC; encoded by the exons ATGGAGGACTGCAACGTGCGCTCAGCAGCGAGCATCCTGGCCTCGGTGAAGGAGCAGGAGGCACGCTTCGAGAGGCTGACACGGGCACTGGAGCAGGAGCGGCGCCATGTTGCCCTGCAGCTGGAGCGCGCCCAGCAGCCCAGCATGGGCAGTGGTGGTGTAGGCTGTGGGCAGCCCCTGCCGATGGCCTGGCAACAGCTGGTCCTGCAG GAGCAGAGTCCGGGGAGCCAGGCCTCGCTGGCCACAATGCCAGAGGTGCCTGAGGTGCTGGAGGAGACAGTGACAGTGGAGGAGGACCCCGGCACACCCACCTCCCATGTGTCCATTGTCACATCTGAGGATGGCACAACCCGGCGTACAGAGACCAAG GTCACCAAAACGGTCAAGACGGTGACCACGCGGACAGTACGCCAAGTGCCTATGGGCCCAGATGGCCTCCCACTGCTGGATAGTGGTCCCCCACTGGGCTCCTTCGCTGATGGCCCCCTAGACCAGCACTTCTTGCTGCGTGGCAGTGGCCCAGCAGCCACGCTCTCCGGTGCCTACCTTGGTGGTGGGGTTGGCTTCCCTGATGGCCCTGAGCCCCGTGACGGGCCCAGCTATGGCAGCCTATCCCGTGGGCTGGGTGTGCGGCCCCCCCGCAGTGGCCCCCTTGGTCTAGGCCCCTGTGATGGCTGTTTTACATTGCCTGGCCGCCGTGAGACTTTCCCGGTGGGTCCTGAGCCTGCACTGCTGGGTGGCTGCTCCCTGCCTGAGCGCTTCCAGGCAGAGCCGTATGGTTTAGAGGATGACACACGGAGCCTGGCTGCTGATGACGAGGGTGGCCCTGATCTGGATCCCGACTATGGCACAGCTGTGCGGCGGAGGCCTGACTGTGGGAGAGGCCCTCACACTAG GCCCTACGAGGATGTAGCAGAAGATGGTGGTGAGCTGCTGGATGAGCGGCCTCTGTTCCCCCCAGTAACGGCACCCCTGGCACAGCCTGAACGGGGCAGCCTGGGCAGCCTGGACCGGGTGGTGCGCCGCTCGCCCTCAGTCGACAGCGCCCGCAAGGAGCCGCGCTGGCGGGACCCTGAGCTGCCTGAGGTGCTAGCCATGCTGCGGCACCCTGTGGACCCTGTGAAGGCAAACGCAGCTGCCTACCTGCAGCACCTGTGCTTTGAGAATGAGGGTGTTAAGCGGCGCGTACGGCAGCTGCGGGGGCTGCCGCTGCTTGTGGCGCTATTGGATCACCCACGGGCAGAGGTACGGCGTCGGGCCTGCGGGGCACTACGTAACCTCTCCTATGGCCATGACACTGACAACAAGGCTGCCATCCGGGACTGTGGTGGCGTGCCTGCCCTGGTGCGCCTGCTGCGGGCTGCCCGGGACAATGAGGTCCGTGAGCTGGTCACAG GCACACTGTGGAACCTGTCGTCCTATGAGCCCCTGAAGATGGTCATCATCGACCATGGCCTGCAGACGCTGACTCACGAGGTCATCGTGCCCCACTCGGGCTGGGAGTGTGAGCCCAACGAGGACTCAAAGCCAAGGGATGCCGAGTGGACTACTGTCTTCAAGAACACATCCGGCTGCTTGAG GAACGTGAGCTCAGATGGCGCAGAGGCCCGGCGGCGCCTCCGAGAGTGTGAAGGGTTGGTTGATGCACTCCTGCACGCGCTGCAGTCGGCTGTGGGCAGGAAGGACACCGACAACAAG TCGGTGGAGAACTGTGTGTGCATCATGCGGAACCTGTCCTACCACGTGCACAAGGAGGTGCCTGGTGCTGACAGGTACCAGGAGGCCGAGCCTGGGTCCCCGGGCGGTGCTACGGGCTCCCAACGCAGAAGGCGGGATGACACAGGCTGCTTTGGCGGCAAGAAGGCCAAAG GAAAAAAAGACAGTGAGATGGACCGGAACTTTGACACGCTGGATCTGCCCAAGCGAACAGAGGCTGCCAAAG GCTTTGAGCTGCTGTACCAGCCCGAGGTGGTACGTCTCTACCTCTCTCTCCTCACGGAAAGCCGGAACTTCAACACCCTGGAGGCTGCAGCTGGCGCCCTGCAAAACCTCAGTGCGGGCAACTGGACG TGGGCCACGTATATCCGCGCCACGGTACGCAAGGAGCGCGGTTTGCCGGTGCTGGTggagctgctgcagtccgaaacaGACAAGGTGGTGCGCGCCGTTGCCATCGCTCTGCGCAACCTCTCCCTGGACCGGCGCAACAAGGACCTCATTG ggAGCTACGCCATGGCGGAGCTGGTGCGGAACGTGCGTAATGCGCAGGCGCCGGCGCGCTCCGGCGCACAGCTGGAGGAGGACACAGTGGTGGCTGTGCTCAACACAATCCACGAGATCGTGTCCGACAGCCCGGACAACGCGCGTTCGCTACTGCAGGCCCGCGGCGTGCCTGCGCTCGTGGCACTGGGCgcggccag TCAGTCGGTACGGGAGGCGAAGGTTGCGTCGCACGTGCTGCAGACGGTATGGAGCTACAAAGAGCTGCGCGGTGCCCTGCAGAAGGAAGGCTGGACCAAGGCCCGCTTCCAG TCGGCTGCTGCTGCGGCCAAGGGCCCCAAGGGGGTGCTGAGTCCAGGGGCCTTTGATGACAGCACGCTGCCGCTGGTGGACAAGAGTGTAG ATGGTGAGAAGCCAGGAAGCCGGGATATGATCCCCATGGATGCACTGGGTCCAGGTGAGTTCAGGGGCGCAGGGCTGCTTGTTTCCTGTGCAGCAAGGAGGGGCCGGAGACAGGCAGAGTTTTGTGGGCTAAGTGCAGTGCTGGGTACGGTAAGGTCAAGTGTTGGGCGGGGAGGAGATATCTACTTTAGGAACCCTCAGGGCGTGAGGGGCAGGGCAGCACAGCCAGGGCAGCAGGGCAGGTATCCCACCAGGGTCTCTGATCTACCTGCTGCAGGGAGGCTAAAGGGTTGTGGTGGGAGCCAGCAAGAGGCAATAGGCCCAGACTGCTAA
- the ARVCF gene encoding splicing regulator ARVCF isoform X6, with the protein MEDCNVRSAASILASVKEQEARFERLTRALEQERRHVALQLERAQQPSMGSGGVGCGQPLPMAWQQLVLQEQSPGSQASLATMPEVPEVLEETVTVEEDPGTPTSHVSIVTSEDGTTRRTETKVTKTVKTVTTRTVRQVPMGPDGLPLLDSGPPLGSFADGPLDQHFLLRGSGPAATLSGAYLGGGVGFPDGPEPRDGPSYGSLSRGLGVRPPRSGPLGLGPCDGCFTLPGRRETFPVGPEPALLGGCSLPERFQAEPYGLEDDTRSLAADDEGGPDLDPDYGTAVRRRPDCGRGPHTRPYEDVAEDGGELLDERPLFPPVTAPLAQPERGSLGSLDRVVRRSPSVDSARKEPRWRDPELPEVLAMLRHPVDPVKANAAAYLQHLCFENEGVKRRVRQLRGLPLLVALLDHPRAEVRRRACGALRNLSYGHDTDNKAAIRDCGGVPALVRLLRAARDNEVRELVTGTLWNLSSYEPLKMVIIDHGLQTLTHEVIVPHSGWECEPNEDSKPRDAEWTTVFKNTSGCLRNVSSDGAEARRRLRECEGLVDALLHALQSAVGRKDTDNKEKKTVRWTGTLTRWICPSEQRLPKALSCCTSPRWYVSTSLSSRKAGTSTPWRLQLAPCKTSVRATGRGPRISAPRYARSAVCRCWWSCCSPKQTRWCAPLPSLCATSPWTGATRTSLGATPWRSWCGTCVMRRRRRAPAHSWRRTQWWLCSTQSTRSCPTARTTRVRYCRPAACLRSWHWARPVSRYGRRRLRRTCCRRYGATKSCAVPCRRKAGPRPASSRLLLRPRAPRGC; encoded by the exons ATGGAGGACTGCAACGTGCGCTCAGCAGCGAGCATCCTGGCCTCGGTGAAGGAGCAGGAGGCACGCTTCGAGAGGCTGACACGGGCACTGGAGCAGGAGCGGCGCCATGTTGCCCTGCAGCTGGAGCGCGCCCAGCAGCCCAGCATGGGCAGTGGTGGTGTAGGCTGTGGGCAGCCCCTGCCGATGGCCTGGCAACAGCTGGTCCTGCAG GAGCAGAGTCCGGGGAGCCAGGCCTCGCTGGCCACAATGCCAGAGGTGCCTGAGGTGCTGGAGGAGACAGTGACAGTGGAGGAGGACCCCGGCACACCCACCTCCCATGTGTCCATTGTCACATCTGAGGATGGCACAACCCGGCGTACAGAGACCAAG GTCACCAAAACGGTCAAGACGGTGACCACGCGGACAGTACGCCAAGTGCCTATGGGCCCAGATGGCCTCCCACTGCTGGATAGTGGTCCCCCACTGGGCTCCTTCGCTGATGGCCCCCTAGACCAGCACTTCTTGCTGCGTGGCAGTGGCCCAGCAGCCACGCTCTCCGGTGCCTACCTTGGTGGTGGGGTTGGCTTCCCTGATGGCCCTGAGCCCCGTGACGGGCCCAGCTATGGCAGCCTATCCCGTGGGCTGGGTGTGCGGCCCCCCCGCAGTGGCCCCCTTGGTCTAGGCCCCTGTGATGGCTGTTTTACATTGCCTGGCCGCCGTGAGACTTTCCCGGTGGGTCCTGAGCCTGCACTGCTGGGTGGCTGCTCCCTGCCTGAGCGCTTCCAGGCAGAGCCGTATGGTTTAGAGGATGACACACGGAGCCTGGCTGCTGATGACGAGGGTGGCCCTGATCTGGATCCCGACTATGGCACAGCTGTGCGGCGGAGGCCTGACTGTGGGAGAGGCCCTCACACTAG GCCCTACGAGGATGTAGCAGAAGATGGTGGTGAGCTGCTGGATGAGCGGCCTCTGTTCCCCCCAGTAACGGCACCCCTGGCACAGCCTGAACGGGGCAGCCTGGGCAGCCTGGACCGGGTGGTGCGCCGCTCGCCCTCAGTCGACAGCGCCCGCAAGGAGCCGCGCTGGCGGGACCCTGAGCTGCCTGAGGTGCTAGCCATGCTGCGGCACCCTGTGGACCCTGTGAAGGCAAACGCAGCTGCCTACCTGCAGCACCTGTGCTTTGAGAATGAGGGTGTTAAGCGGCGCGTACGGCAGCTGCGGGGGCTGCCGCTGCTTGTGGCGCTATTGGATCACCCACGGGCAGAGGTACGGCGTCGGGCCTGCGGGGCACTACGTAACCTCTCCTATGGCCATGACACTGACAACAAGGCTGCCATCCGGGACTGTGGTGGCGTGCCTGCCCTGGTGCGCCTGCTGCGGGCTGCCCGGGACAATGAGGTCCGTGAGCTGGTCACAG GCACACTGTGGAACCTGTCGTCCTATGAGCCCCTGAAGATGGTCATCATCGACCATGGCCTGCAGACGCTGACTCACGAGGTCATCGTGCCCCACTCGGGCTGGGAGTGTGAGCCCAACGAGGACTCAAAGCCAAGGGATGCCGAGTGGACTACTGTCTTCAAGAACACATCCGGCTGCTTGAG GAACGTGAGCTCAGATGGCGCAGAGGCCCGGCGGCGCCTCCGAGAGTGTGAAGGGTTGGTTGATGCACTCCTGCACGCGCTGCAGTCGGCTGTGGGCAGGAAGGACACCGACAACAAG GAAAAAAAGACAGTGAGATGGACCGGAACTTTGACACGCTGGATCTGCCCAAGCGAACAGAGGCTGCCAAAG GCTTTGAGCTGCTGTACCAGCCCGAGGTGGTACGTCTCTACCTCTCTCTCCTCACGGAAAGCCGGAACTTCAACACCCTGGAGGCTGCAGCTGGCGCCCTGCAAAACCTCAGTGCGGGCAACTGGACG TGGGCCACGTATATCCGCGCCACGGTACGCAAGGAGCGCGGTTTGCCGGTGCTGGTggagctgctgcagtccgaaacaGACAAGGTGGTGCGCGCCGTTGCCATCGCTCTGCGCAACCTCTCCCTGGACCGGCGCAACAAGGACCTCATTG ggAGCTACGCCATGGCGGAGCTGGTGCGGAACGTGCGTAATGCGCAGGCGCCGGCGCGCTCCGGCGCACAGCTGGAGGAGGACACAGTGGTGGCTGTGCTCAACACAATCCACGAGATCGTGTCCGACAGCCCGGACAACGCGCGTTCGCTACTGCAGGCCCGCGGCGTGCCTGCGCTCGTGGCACTGGGCgcggccag TCAGTCGGTACGGGAGGCGAAGGTTGCGTCGCACGTGCTGCAGACGGTATGGAGCTACAAAGAGCTGCGCGGTGCCCTGCAGAAGGAAGGCTGGACCAAGGCCCGCTTCCAG TCGGCTGCTGCTGCGGCCAAGGGCCCCAAGGGGGTGCTGA